TCATAGTGTTGGCACTGTCCAATAAATGGGATGTCATTGAGTTGGGCAAATCGCACATCTTAAATGTAATGAATAAGAGGGAGGGTATGGGGATTTGGAGAGAGCGTGGGGTCAGAGGGACAACCCGAAATAAATGCAAAAGCTTAAAAAGGTTTCTTCCTTCTTACTGCTTTATCACTACCCATTTTGGTATCGTGAGGCGTGCAACTGTCGGGATATCCCCCTACCTTTAAAACCGTCCCTTTCAcctctcttcctcttcctcttctttcctTCCCTTTCCTTTCTCCCCAAATGCCCCCATCCAACACAACAGATGCTCTCCGTTCttctagggttttcttttcttttttagcaaTGTTCCTAAATATtagtgtgtgtatatatatacaagtcCAATTGTCTTTTCAAAATTGATGATGGCATTAAGAGttactcttcttcttcttttttcttaaggAAAATGTAATGTAAATTTTGAATCCCCAGCTTCAGAAAAACGCTCATAACTAACATACACCGGATCATGTGGCATTTACAAACAAAAAAACCGCaattaagaagaagaagaaaaaaaaaaaaaaagtagttctaaaattaattacatacgAAGGCACAGGCATAAGCACAGCACATGAAACTTATAATAAGAGATGCGAATGACTATATATAAGATGTGTGTATAACGAAAAATTAAGCACATGCAGCAGAttcatacatacatacatacatacatacgcATATGTCCACACATTGATCGACTGATCAACCATCCATAATGCATGCCTGCGTCAGCAAAGCCTGTGTTGATGaatatgagagagagagagtaagGCTGGCCGTGCATTTAAAGGTAAAGCCATCATTGCAAAGTACGTCATCATTGTCATGCAAACAATGCAATGTTTTTGACTACGTTTTGAATCAAAGATGGATCGATTAAAGGGTTCCTAATagtattctctttttttcttttttctttttcaactcCAATCTTTTCTGTGCTTTGCTTTGGATTTTGGGTATTGCATTAGCATTACAGTGCGAGTATTAAATGACTCCTTTGCTCAGTTGATATTTCCACTGCAACGGCCTTTCATGCTTCTGGCACAGAGAGAATGGCTCTCTTAATTTCCCCACACCAACCTCTTTCCCCCCTGTCCTTTTTGTCTCATTCGGTTGTCTTCTGTTTTCTTCGGGAAATGCCTTTTGCTTAACAGTCTCCATTCCTTTCTTACTAAATCAGCTCAACCATATTACAAGTGTGTTAGGAGGCTTGGTGTGCATATATGCCCCACTAGAATAATATTCAATCTTAAATCTGATCTTGTCAATGGGTCGTTTCAATTGGAATGTATCTCACAATATGCTTTACAGATTCAAATTTGGTCTAATATCATACATAATAATGGACATAGGCATAGGCACATCACAATctcgtgtatatatatatatatataagaaaaatgggTAGAAaggggaaaaggaaaaatccTTAAATAATACCTAATATGAAAGCCTGTCAGGTGACATTGCAATGCAACAGATGAAGCCTCTCAAATTTTGTTGCTTTCTAGTGATGGAGTGAGATTATCAATGGAAAGTTTTGGATCCTAGCTTCACTCTCAATTTTACTATTGCgccaaaatttatattgaacgtgcaaatcatttattaaaactcaataactttctaataatttgataggattttgagaaattttaacaattagCATCCCtctaaacaaagaaaatgataataaaaaagaaagatatttgTTTTGGAACTCTTTCGATTAAAGTCTTTTTTGTTTCCATATCTAGATTAGAGGTTAATTTTGTTCTACCAATACTTGATTAAGTGCAAATATGGCTAGATCAGGGTTTGATAACAGTGATAAATAAAACCATGATAGTTCTTGATATAGTTATTAGGAAAAATCTTGTATAGGTTATAAAGTTGTTAATTTTGTCCTAAAATGTGTATGAAATGATGAGTAATAATTAGTATTAACAAAAATGCACTATAAACATTAACCATTTTAATGGTTACTTTTAATGAGAATGTGTGTCAACGGAGATAAAAGACTAAATGTTAACCTCTTGattcttaatctttttttatccctaataatatatgtaagaAGATTATTGAATGATGGGAAAAGCTTTTGGAAATGGATGCTACTGTATGCGATTGTATTGATACTTACTGTGGAGGCAATACTATAATTATGAGTTTCTCACGAGCTTCACATGGGATTCCGAACCATGAGAATGCAGGGGTCATCATTTGAAGGATACGAGAAAtcctatttatataatataaactaagaaaacaaaagataaaaaggagAAAGTTAGCTTGAAAATGCaaacaatattatattgttgtcTATTTAACAgtttaaagagagaaaatctCAAAGGGATGAAAACAAAACCAGTCCATACACCTGCCACGCACATTTTAAGAGGCAAAACCCCACGAAGTACTGTGATTGATGGTGGAGAAGCAATTACATTTTTGGCATGGCAAATTTAACATGTATTTTCCTTAGATGATTAAGGAGCTGAAACAGGTAGCTAGGAAAactaaaggaaaagaaatgaacGTAGCAAAATTTGTCTATCCAATTAGGGGGTATCACGAAGATGAAGATAAAATTGCCTTCTCTTTTCTCAGTGAATTCTTCAGAAGTGCAGTGCAGCCCTGcgtatataaaataatacatcAAGTCAAAAAGCTTTGAGAGGAGTGTGCATTGATTGGATAGACTCAGGTACTACCACTGCATATCCAATTTGAATGTGGTGCCAAATCCCAATTGCACGATATGAGTTTACAGTGGCACAACCGTGTGCTTTGCAGGCAAACTCCCAAGTTAGGACACTCAACTCTACTCTTCCAACCAATATTTAacatttacttttaatttgaacatcattaattgtcctcactctctctctctctctctctctctatatatatatatatatatatatatatatatatatatatatatatatatatatataaaattaacgaATATCTCTACTTATATATTAAACCTAAATCTAAACTGATAAATAATTGACCcacaatttttaattttaaatatatatatatatatatatatatatatatatatatatatatatatatatatatatatatatataatgattagtattaaaaaattcatatttatttatttattcagaATTAATTAATGTGCATCACTAGTTTACTAATTTCTTATATCTAAATTTGgcaaaataattttcattgcGCGAACAAGggcataatatatatatgcctTACTCCAAGTTAGCTTTGCCtaaaaaaagaagcatttagtataattaaataatttcctAGCACTGACGGAATTTCCCATATATTAATTCAATATTTGAGTTTAACGTTAATCTCTGTTAAAATTCTTTGGGTTAATATCAGCAGGCTTTTCCTTTTATTCCCCAATTACGAAAGATACTATATGAATATCTTCAAATGATGATACGGGTACGAAGTGAAAGACGAACTTACATGAGAAGACTGCCAATTAAGAGGGGTCAATGGTGGTGCGGCGGTCTTCACCAGCGGCAGCCCTGGGTTGCTGGAATTGGCTCAGCTGTCCAATACTTGCAGAGACATTCATAGCGAGGAGGCTTGCATCATACGTGTTGGCGGCAGCTGTATCAAAGCTCCTCATCATCTGCTGCTGATCCCTAGGGAAAAATTGGTGGTGGTAGTGGTGCTCCCTGCCACCACCGCCAGCTGCTCCGATCAGATTGATCCCAAGGTTCTGGGGATGATGGTGGGTGGCTGTGGCAGCAGCAGCCGCAGCTGCAAATAGACCAGCATGGCCAGTGATGCCTAGGTTCTGATATTTGGATAGCTCAGATTTCGCACAACTGAGATCCATCTGCAGTTGGCGAAGTTGGTGCTGAAGGAGAGATATTACACCAACGCAGCCGTACACTGGGTCCCTAAGACGCATATCTGCCTCATACGCCAAGGAATTCACTGCATCCTCTCGCTGGGAGGGGTGCAACTCGTTTAGCAATTTGGTGACGTTGCTGGCCCCGAAAACTTTGTGTACGTTGGCGAATTT
The sequence above is drawn from the Ricinus communis isolate WT05 ecotype wild-type chromosome 7, ASM1957865v1, whole genome shotgun sequence genome and encodes:
- the LOC8263444 gene encoding protein ASYMMETRIC LEAVES 2, with translation MASSSNSPCAACKFLRRKCQPECVFAPYFPPDQPQKFANVHKVFGASNVTKLLNELHPSQREDAVNSLAYEADMRLRDPVYGCVGVISLLQHQLRQLQMDLSCAKSELSKYQNLGITGHAGLFAAAAAAATATHHHPQNLGINLIGAAGGGGREHHYHHQFFPRDQQQMMRSFDTAAANTYDASLLAMNVSASIGQLSQFQQPRAAAGEDRRTTIDPS